The DNA sequence TGCATAAAACCTATGTACTGAAGAATTTGGTAGCGTTTTTGCATAACAGTAAGTAAATCAGGCAATAATCTTTTTTGTATATCGATCAATGAGTCCATCGCATGCCCCTTTTTTAGAAGTATTCCACATAGGAACGTTCTAACGTGGTCAATTTCTGTCCCGCATAGACATATTATGTCCCGCTTGAACCAAAAAAAATCACCCCTGTTACAATTACATTCTAGCAGGAGTGATTTGCGAATTCAACTGATTAGAACCGGTTTTTTGCTGTAAGCGCTTCATATAGCGTAAATTGATCAATCCGCCCAAACTGGACCTCTTCCCCATCCAGTTCCACGACCGGAATCATAAGCCCGTACCGTTCAGTCAGATCATCGCTGGCGCTGATATCCACTTCCTCAAGCTCAAATTCATGCTCTGCTTGAAGATCCAGGATTAATTTTTTTGCATTATCGCACAAATGGCAGCCTTCTCTTGTATATAATCGCATCTGTCGATCTTTCACTATACTTCCTTCTTTCTTCATTCATATCTTTTGCGTTTCGCTGAAGAGGGGATGCCCAGCTGGTCCCTGTATTTGGCAACCGTCCGCCTGGAAATGACGATAGCATCCCCCTTCTCCAGTATGCTCATGATCTCCGAGTCAGAAAGAGGCTTCAGTTTATCCTCAGCTTCTACCATGGCAGCAATCTTCTTCTTCACACTTGCTGACGAAGCACCATCGGCTCCGGTAGTCTTTACCGCGCTTGTAAAAAAGGTCTTCAGCTCAAATGTGCCAAAAGGAGTCTGGACATACTTTTCGCGGACCGTCCGGCTTACTGTCGACTCATGGATTTCCAATTCATCCGCGATTTCTTTCATTGTCATCGGTCTCAGCTTTGCAGGCCCTTCAATGAAAAA is a window from the Bacillus infantis NRRL B-14911 genome containing:
- a CDS encoding glutaredoxin family protein — translated: MKDRQMRLYTREGCHLCDNAKKLILDLQAEHEFELEEVDISASDDLTERYGLMIPVVELDGEEVQFGRIDQFTLYEALTAKNRF